The sequence ACACTGCTTGAATACAGTCCGGATATGAAAGACTTTATCTTAAGTGACGCGCAAAAGCTTGGCGTTCCCGAAGAAATCGAAAAGGCCTTAGCTTTGGCAAGTAAGCTTGGTTTGGCAACCAATCTCGACACTTTGATCACAAAAAAGTCGGAGCAAAACCAAGTAGCAAAACCTAAGCCTCGGGAAAGCCAAGACGCGGCTCTTATCAATGCCAAATGTTTGGAACCGTGGCGGGGAATCGTTGTATAGTCGTCGGGACATGTAGCGCCCTGCTGTTTCTTTTGGGATGGCGCCGCGGACAGTATTCGCGACAAAAGTTTGCAAGAAGTTTGGCTTGGCCCCTATCTAAGGAATTTTCGACAACAGATGCAACAAGGGGATTTACCGCCTTTTTGCATCAGCTGCCGTTTCCCTGAGAGCAACGATCATTGCCAGTTGAGAGCCTGTGTCGTTCAAGCGGTGGAAACGAGGGGGCATGGTAATTCAAATGTGATCGCATTGATAAGAAAAACGTGGATAAACCTGCGAAGAAGCGGTGTGCGAAGGACTTGGAAACGATTCCAAGAATGGCGCGCTATTCGTCGGGCTTTTCGTAAGGAAGCACGATAAACCAAGACGGTGATCTTCAAAGGGTGTATTGCTCCGTATTTCTTTCAGGAAAAAGGATAACGATGACTACAGTACCGGTAATAGCCGATAGACTCAATCAGTGGCAACATGAATCTCAAGGTCCGTGGCGTTTACTCGCATTTCCAACCTATCGATGCAATGTCAATTGCGGCATCTGTATCCGAAATTGCTTTGAGAAACCCAATTATCTCTTTCATGAATTGACTGACGAGCGCTGGCTGCGTCTTGTTGACGAAGCTGGATCGCTGGGGGTACGTTCTTTTGTAATCGGCGGCGGCGGCGAACCTACACTCCGTGCGGACTTGGTGACCGCTATGTGCGTCAAGGCCAAGCAGTATGGCATGGAAGGTCGACTGCAGACCAATGGCACAGGGCTATCTCAAGAAATGATTGAAACGCTGATCAAGGCGGGTTGGGACACACTCAGTATAAGCCTTGATGGACCTGATGAAGCCAGTAACGATTTTATCCGTTATAAAGGAGCTTTTTGCAAAACACTGGCTACCCTTGAAACCTTGCGATCCACGAAAGACAAATACCGAAGCGACGTGCCCCTAGTGTCCGTTCATTTGACGATCACTGCACAAAACTACAACCGCCTTGAAGATATGATCGATCTTTGTATAGATAAGGGAATAGACATGTTCGCCGCCAGTCCATTAGTTGAAAATGACTTGGAAGGTCGTGGCTATATTTTGAATACAGAGCAACGTGCTGCGCTGCCAGGCTATATTGAGGGCGCTATTAAAAAAGCGGACGCCCTTAATTTCCCGCACACACTTCATAATTTATTGATGCTTGTACAGGCGGATAAAGATAAACATTTTAAGGCGGAAAATATGGCAACATGCCAAGCGGATTCGGAAGATCTTTGCACAGCTCATTGCCTAGAGCCATGGACCGGTATCGCTATTGATTCCAGTGGTCATGTCAGTCCCTGTTGTTATTTGTCGGATGAACGATCCCAGAGCATTCGCGATATGTCACTAGCCGAAGTGTGGAACGGCGCTTATATGACTCAGTTTAGAAAAACGATGTTGGAAGGGCAGTTACGCGACGAGTGTAGATATTGTTCATTTCCGTCCGGTGAAGAGCATGTCGACTTAAAAAAAGCTGTGCAGGCATTGAGCAGCACACCCAAGAAAAGAGCCGTGTTGAATAGACTGGTATCCAGCATTCGAAACTACGGTCTTCGCGGCAGCTATAAGCGGTATAAAGAGTGGCGTTTGATACAACAGCGTTTACGCAACGAAAAATCACACTAATTCCGTTGCTTGTCTACTTCTGAACCTTCATTCTATGAACTCAGCAGGATACCTGCATCTGTAAAAATATATCCTGTTCCTTCCTCTATTTTGTCTCTGCCTTTGGGTATGAAATAATGTCGTTAATTGAAGTTAAAGATTATTTTCACGTAAAGGTATTGTATGAATCCGACCCCACCCCAACCGGTTGAAATTTTATATCGGCCTGCCGCATCGTTGCGGCTGCGCCCGAAAACGAAGAAAAATTATACACAACAATGTAATGTGGTATACGCCGAGGCCCATGGTATTGGCTTGGTTATGGATATTTTTATACCCAAACATAAAACGACAAATTTCGCCGTTCTCGATGTGATCAGCAGCGGGTGGCGTTCAGATCGTGTAATTCTTAATGAACATGTAGGCTTAGGCGCCATAGATGCATTATGTGAATTGGGCATTACGGTCTTTGCTGTTCTTCCCGGTTCCGCATCCTTGTTCACCGCTTCGGAGATGGTGGGGCATGTACAGGCCGCCATACGACACATTAAAAATAATGGGAAGGTCTACGAAATCCAACCGGAACGCCTCGCAATCCTTGGAGTCTCTGCAGGGGGGCATTTAGGCGCGTTAACCGCATTGAACGTGCAGCGTGGAAGAACCGTTGCTTATGATCCCTTACGCAGGTGGAGCACCGATGTGGCGGCAATAGCCTTGTTTTTTCCGCCTACGGATCTTGTCGATTACGGGGGACGGTCTTTCGATCCAAGGACTCTCGATTCAATGAATATTAAGTCGCTTTTTTTTCATTGCAGCACGGAAAAAGTGGAGAAAGATACTTTGATTGAAATGTTGACACGTCTTTCGCCTGCACGAGTCACAGCTCATAATCCACCGCCTTTTCTTATTGTCCAAGGAAAAGAAGACCCTATAGTGCCCTGGAAACAAGCTGAAAAATTGGCGGCATCGCTGCGTACCGCCGGAGGCGAGGTGGATTTGGTTTATAAAGAAAAAGGCGGTCATCCCTGGCCGGATATTGATATCGAAATAGAAAAGGCTGCACAATGGCTTTATACCAAGTTGCAAGGGGTCGTAAATTAATATAACGGAAAGGAGGGATGTTCCAGATTGGAGCGTTTCGTGTAGTTATACCGAAAAAACGCCACTTTATAGGTAGATACAGTTGAAGAAACGGTATACAACGCTTTCTGTAGACGCAGCGTGAGGCATCATACATTTTTTATTATTTTGGGAAGAAAGTTTATGCGTCCAACAGATGAAGAACTTGTATTCCAATGTCGTGACGGAGACACGGACGCCTACGCCCTTTTAGTAGCGCGGTATCAACACGCTGTCTATGCCACTGCTTTTCATTATGCAGGGCGCTATGGCGGCGCGGAAGATATTGCACAAGAGGCGTTTTGGGCGGCCTATCGTTCGTTGCCGCGCTTACGTGAACCGGAACAGTTTGGTTCGTGGTTAAAAGCGATTACCACGCGTGTCTCTGCAAACTGGCTGCGTAAAAATGCGCCTCGGCTGCGTAATGAAACACCGTTGCCTCGACGTCGCGCGCATTACAATACGTTAAATTTTAATACTGAAGCGAAGTCATCCTCTGTTTCCGATGATGTCTATGAGCTCGTTCATCGTGCCATAGAATCTTTGCCGGAACGGTATCAGCTTCCGGTGGTACTTCGTTATGTGCAAGAGATGAGTTATGAAGAGATCAGCCATTTTACCGGAGACTCTCATGACGAGATACGCGGCATCCTCAGCCGTGCAGCCGGTATGTTGCGCAAAGAACTTCAGCACTATAAAGATATAGAAACCGATCAATTGAAAGAAGAAGAAAAGGCATAAACGTGGCATCTTGTGTACAAATACTTGGTTTGCTCCAAGCCTTTTTGGACGATGAAATTGGAAGTGTAGAACGACTGCTCTTCGAAGATCATCTCCATAATTGCGATGCCTGCCGCCATGAATTGAAAATTGCACGGGCTGCAAATGTGCAACTCTTTGAATTGCTCAAGGAAGACCGCCTTCAAGAAAACTTGGTGCCGACGGTCATGGCTCATTTGCCGGAGATGGATAGAAAACGCTCGTCTAATTCCCACGTGATACCTCCTTCCAAAAAAAGGACTTGGAACAAAACCTTTGCCGCCTTAGTCCCCGTTCTTGCCCCCATCATATTGCTCGTTTTAGGCGGTTTGCTGTGGCTTTATTGGCCCTCAATTCCGCAAAAAGATGATGATGCCGTCGGGCTTATTACCTATAGCAACGGCCCTGTTCGTTTCGGTCGTGCCGTAGACGGGATTCTGAACGAAGCGAAAGAAAAAACCTTACTCGTTCCCGATAGTTTTATCAAGACGGGAAAAGATGGCCGGCTCCTACTGGGTCTTTCAGGCCCCAGTCATGTTTCGCTTTATGAAGATTCCAGTTTGTATCTTATCAGCGAACGCAAACTTCTTTTGGAGCAGGGGCGTATTTTTGTTGATGTACATCCGGACACCCAAGAGTTTTTGATAAACACTCCTCATGGGGTCATTTCAGCATTAGGCACCTCTTTTGAAGTGTATACAACTTCGGACAATACGGAAGTTACCGTTGTCAATGGGGAGGTGCTCGTTGAGAATGAAACGAGTTTCGCATTGCTCCACCAAGGTAATAAAGCGCTTTTCAGTCAACGCAACCGGCCCAAAATAGAACGAGACGTTCCGGCGGCCCGTTGTCTGGAAATGGCACGAAATGTGTTGCCCGAAGTAAGTGCACAAAGAATGTTCCTCACCCGATTTGTGCCGTCAACACAGGAAACAACGCGGACACGGCGGCAGATCTTTATGGTGGAAACAAAACAGCGTTTGGTACGCGCCGTGGAACTGAATTGGCTGCCCCATCCTTATTCAGAAGGGCACGCCGGCTACAGTGTCTATGTTTCTGACAGTTCACTGAACCCGCTGTTTAAAACGCACATTCCACCCTCTGTATTTCAAGACAAGACCCATACTTCAATCAATATAGATGTTCCCGCTGAAGTTCAAACTCATGCAGAAAATAGACTGCATATAGACTTGCTTCCGGACTATAGTACCGGCCAATTGGACACCTCTTTTACGGAAGTCCGCGCCGTGGGAGTCCGGCCATGAAACACTATGATTTCATATTTAAGTTTGCCTCCAACCCCTTCTCTACCCGAGGCGGGTTCAATAAATATTCGGCAACCCCTGTTTCTCATGTCACTCCTTCCCCGAGAGTACCTGCAGCCGATATTTTATCCCTGGACTCGCCTCACCAAGCACTTATAAGTGGAGGCCTCATATTAGAGGGGAGCGAACCTGAGCAGCACGTGGTGAATGTTCTGCCTCACGTCACTCCTTCCCCTAGAGTACCTGCAAACCACGGAACTCGGGTTAGCTCCCCTCGTTAATGCAGTCTCGCTGCATTGTATTAGGCCGGAAAGGGTTTGTTTATCTAAGTGGATATGAATACCTTGCGCCATCGACCTTAAACCAGCCAAGTCTAAGCTCTTTCCCACGGGCTCCGCTCCCGATAAAACAACCTAAGACTTCATTAATGTCAAGAAAAAAAACTTGTCCGAGAGCTCAAATTGAAACGATCGGGGATATAAAATTATTGAAGTAAAAGGTCTTTTATGATAGGCTGAATCCCGATGAATCAATCAATACCTGCAACGCGAAGCTTCCAAATATTATCTGTGTCGTCTTCTTGATGGTCAGAGAAGGTTATACCCAACACCATGACAGAATTGGCAATCGTACTACCTTGTCTAAATGAGGCGGACAATCTATGTCTGTTGGTGCCTAAAATCAATGAAGTAGTATCCTCCATGTCCATTTCATACCGGATTTTTGTGATTGATGGGGGAAGCACAGATAACACGGTGTCCGTTGCGCAATCTTTGGGGGCAACGGTTATTTCACAACGTGGCGCGGGCTATGGCGGCGCAATACGTACGGCTTTTGAAGACATCGAGACACGATGGCTGCTGACCATGGACGCGGATTTTTCCCATCACCCAGTCTTCATAAAATACCTTTTCGCACGACGCTATGAAGGTGAAATAATAATTGCCTCTCGTTTTACGCCCCAAGGCTACGGAGAAATGGCATGGAGCCGTAAAATACTCAGTGGCAGTCTAAACCGTGTATTTGGATTTGTTTTAGACCTTCCTGTACGCGATTTGTCGAGTGGATTTCGGCTTTACCATCGCAACGCCATTCGCAAACTGGATTTGCACTATGAAACCTATGCCGTTCTCCAGGAAGTGTTAATCAAATCATGGTGTCGCGGTTATCGTGTTGTGGAAGAACCTTTCCATTATCTTCCCAGACGCCATGGGTCGAGTCATGCCCGTGTATTTAAGTTTGGAAAAGTATACCTTCAATCGCTCTATACCCTTTGGAAATACCGCAATCGCCTGCAAAGTGCCGATTATGATGCCCGCGCATTTTATAGCCGTATCTTGCCGCAGCGTTGGTGGCAGCGCCGTCGATGTCAAATTCTACGCGATTTTATAGGCGACCGTATGTCAGTCTTAGATGTTGGCTGCGGGTCTACCCAATTGCTCAACAATGTGCCCCAAGCCATAGGGGTGGATACCAATCCTGCCAAGTTACGGTTTATGCGGCGGCCGGCGCGGATATTAATTAATGCTTCTGTTTCGGCTCTTCCTTTTCCAGACGAGTCCTTCGACGTTATCCTTGCCTCTCATCTCATAGAACATTTGCCGCAATCGGAAATTCCGTTTCGTGAACTCGCCCGTTGTTTGAAATCAGACGGAACCTTGGTTATCGCCACGCCGGATTATGGCCGCCGACGTTGGCGCTTCATTAAAAAAATCTATAACGCCATACAACCGACTCCTGCCGGTGATATTCATCCGAATCCCTTTACATTTTCCTCTCTTCGGGATTCGTTGGAGCAACATCAATTTTCAATGCAAGAGTATGAATATATTTGTGGCGCTGAACTCATTGTTTCTGCAGCAAAAATAAAGTCGAGCGATTCCCATACCCCATAAATTTGTTTTATCACCGAAGGAAGTTTTCAGCCCGGCTGAGTTCATTGCCGCACAAGCGTACGACTCATGATGTTGCGTGCTCCTACTCTATTTTGCTATACTTTCCACACTCACCCTTTTATTCTCGAGATATGGCTTTTCTGTGTATCTCGTAATCAGCTTTTAGACAGCCCTAAACCTTAGGAGAAACATGCTTTGAAGAAAGGCATTCATCCCGAAAATTATCGTGAAGTTGTGTTTATGGACATCGGTGCAGACAAAAAATGGATCACCCGTTCTACTGTAAAAACGAGCCGCACCATTGAATTCGAAGGAAAAGAATATCCTCTGTTCACCCTTGATCTGTCCAGCTATTCCCACCCCTTTTTCACGGGCAAACAAAAGTTTGTCGATAGCGAGGGCCGTGTAGAGCGTTTCCAGAAAAAATTTGGCACCGCTAAAAGCGCCGAATAAGTTCTTATGGAAGCGCGTGTGCGCGAGAAACTGGAATCCCTTGTAGCCGAACATACACGTCTGGCAGCCGCCATGGCAACTCCCGAAATTGCCATGAATGCCGATGTGTACCGTCAACACGCCCAAAAATATGCAGAGCTAACGGATGTTGTTGACGTTTTTACACGCTTCAAAGCCCATGAATCCGGTCTGCAAGAAGCGGAACAAATCCTCCATACCGAGTCCGATCCTGAGGTGCAGGAACTTGCCCATGAGGAACAGGCACGTCTAAAAGAGTCGATCCATATTCTTGAGGAAGAGCTGAAAGTATTGCTCATCCCCAAAGATCCCATGGATGCTAAAAACACCATCGTTGAAATTCGCGCAGGTACGGGGGGCGACGAAGCAGCGCTCTTCGCCGCGGATCTGTTCCGTATGTATTCACGCTTTGCCGAATTGCGCGCCTGGAAAATAGAACTGATGAATTCTAACCCCACGGCGCTGGGCGGCTTCAAAGAAATTGCCTTCCAATTATCCGGGGAGAATGTATATAGCCTCATGAAGTGGGAGGGAGGCGTGCACCGTGTACAGCGCGTCCCCGACACAGAGACACAAGGTAGAATCCATACCTCTGCAGTAACAGTGGCTGTTCTGCCGGAAGCGGAAGAAGTAGATATCCAAATTGATCCCAATGAGTTGATCATCGACGTATTTCGTTCCAGCGGCCCGGGCGGTCAAAGCGTGAACACCACCGACTCCGCTGTCCGAGTCACCCACAAACCAACCGGCATGGTGGTGTCCTGTCAAGACGAAAAATCGCAGCATAAGAACAAAGCCCAAGCCTTGCGCGTTCTTCGCGCCCGTCTGCTCGATCTCAAGATGCAGGAGGAAGCGGATCAACGCTCAGAAAATCGGCGTAGTCAAGTGCGTTCGGGCGACCGCAGCGAAAAGATCCGAACCTACAATTTCCCGGAAAACCGCGTCACTGATCATCGAATCCACCTTTCTCTATACAAATTGCGTGAGGTATTGGAGGGCGATCTTGCCGATCTTTTTGATGCCTTGAACGTCGCAGATCGCGCCGCGCGGCTCGCCGCACAAGAATGACATGGAAACAACGGTTGCACAACTGCTTTCCTCCATAACAGAAAAACTCGCCCCTATTACAGAGACACCGCGATTGGAAGCAGAATTACTTTTAGCGCACGCTTCAGGTTTATCACGCGCCTCCCTGCTCGCACGCCTGAAAGAAAGCGTCCCTACCAACAAGCTTGAGACTCTTTTAGCAAGACGATTGAATTGTGAGCCCCTTGCCTACATTTTTGGGGAATGGGAGTTTTTTGGAATGTCCATGCGCGTGGTTCCGCCGCTTCTCGTTCCTCGCCCTGAAACGGAACACCTTGTATCTGCTGTCTTAGATTATTTGTCTCTCTGTTCTGCCCCGTACCGCGTCATCGATGTCTGCTGTGGTACCGGCTGCGTGGGTATCGCCATTGCCCGCCATTTTCCCGACACAAGTCTATACGCCGTAGACCGCCGCCAAGATGCGCTGGAAATTTCACGAGAAAACGCGCAACGCTATAGCATTTCACTGCAAGCTATTTGTGGTGACTTGCTGAGCCCTTTCACCGCGCCTGTGGATGTAATCGTAGCTAACCCGCCTTATGTCCCTGAAAAAGAGTGGGAAACACTTTCGCCCGTCATAACGCGTCATGAAGATCCCGGCGCTCTGCTGGCAGGAGAAGACGGGCTGGATTACGTACGCCTTTTGATACCCGCTGCGGCGGATTCTCTGCGCAGCGGCGGTATGCTCGCCTTGGAAATCGGAGAGAGCCACTACGCGGCAGTTGCAGACCTCTATCTTAGACACGGATTTCACCGGCTGAATTGTCATAAAGATTTGGCAGGAATCGACCGGGTAATTACAGGCTTGCGATTGTAGCAAGACAATAAAAATATGCTAAGGTAGCTGCTGAACATATAGCATGAGATAGGCTTAACATAAGATCCCAGTTAAGGGTCAGAAAATCGCGCCATGAATCGACATGTCTCACAAACGCACAGTGAATGCCTTGATGTAATTGAAATGTTTACCAGCATCCAAGGGGAGTCTACATGGGCAGGCCGTCTTTGCGGTTTCGTCCGCCTCGCAGGTTGTAATCTGCGATGCCGATGGTGTGATACCTTGTATTCTCATGGCACGGGGAAGCGCTGTACTGTATCGGAAATACTCGATCAAGTAGACGCATGGCAGATACCTCTCGTTGAAATTACGGGTGGCGAACCTTTATTACAAGCCGGAACACCCCCCTTGGCAAAAGCGCTCATCGATAAAGGATACACGGTGTTGGTAGAAACCAATGGTTCCATGCCCATTAATTTATTGCCCGACGAGGTCATTCGCATTATGGACATCAAATGTCCCGATAGCGGTATGAGCGGGAACATGGACTGGAAAAATATCAAAAAAATCAAGGGGCATGACGAGATAAAATTTGTTCTCGCTTCCCGAGCCGATTATGTGTGGGCACAGCAAATCATTCATGAATATACGCTCTTCGAAGCTTGTAACTGTGTTTTGTTTTCGCCCGTCTCAGAGAAGCTCCCGCCCGAAATATTGGCGCAGTGGATGATTGAAGATCGTTCCCGCGCAACAATGCAATTGCAACTGCATAAATCCATCTGGCCTGCGCATACACGGGGTGTGTGATGATGCTCTTTAATAAATCTGACATAAGAGCGTCAGGAGTGATATACTTCTAATTTAATCTCTCTTCTTGTTAAGGGCGCTTTTTTGTCGCTTCGTTACAGTTTTTGCAAAAAAATAACCCCTTAAAGCCCGCTAGTTTTTTTTGATTAGCGATCTGAATTATTAATGGCAGGAGTAAGGCTCATGAAAGCATGGCAATGGTATCAAAAGAAATCGATGAAACTGGTGGAATTACCCCGACCGGAACTTGGTCCGGAAGAGGTGCTCATACGCATTGAAGCCGTCGGCGTTTGCGGTTCTGATATTCATTATTATCGGGATGGGCATATCGGATGTGCTGTCATTGAGGAACCCCTTGTTTTAGGACACGAATATGCGGGCATCGTGGAAGAGGTGGGAGCGAAAGCAGACGCTTCTTTATTGGGGAAACGTGTGGCTGTTGAACCGGGAAAACCTTGCTTAAACTGTGAGTTTTGTCGGACGGGATACTACAACGTTTGCACGAACATGAGTTTTCCGGGAGGACCCGGACATGACGGCGCGCTATGTGAATATATGGCGGTGGACAGCAGCGCTTGTTTTGTTGTTCCTGAGGATATGACCTCCGGCTGTGCCGCCATGGTTGAACCGGCGGCAGTGGCTGTCCATACCGTGGAATTGGCTGCCTTAAAGCCGGGCGATACAGTCGCTGTTTTTGGGCTGGGCGTTATCGGCTTACTAACGGCACAGCTTGCCAAGCGATCGGGCGCTGTGCGCATCTTCGGCATTGATCCCCTTGCGTACCGTGTGGATGTTGCCTCACGCTTTGGCGTGGATGCTGCCTTGTGTGCCAAAGCAGGCGGATTGGACTCAGGCGGAAAAGAATCTATCGCATGGCTAGAGGAACAAACAGGCGGACGTCTGGTCGATGTTGCCATTGATTGCACTAACAGCGCAGAAGGGCTCGCCCTTGCCTGTGCCGCCGCCCGGCCTGCAGGGCGCTGCGTGCTGACCGGCATTTCCGGTAGAGACGAAGATTATGTTCCTGTAAGTATCGCTCGGCGTAGAGGTCTAAACCTGAAGTGGTGCCGCCGCTTCCGACATAGCTATCCAGCCAGCCTTGCACTCATTGAAGCAGGCGTGCTGGATGTGCAGGGGCTCATCAGCCATGTCTTTCCGTTTGAGCAAGCGCCTGAGGCTTTCGACTTGACAACTTCATACAAAGACAATGTATTGAAAGCATCCATCGAATGGTAAAAAAATAAAACCTTAGAAGGGTGTTTTCAGTCTTAATTCATGTGACCTCATTACAAGGCCGCTATTTCCCCAAAATGTTAACGGTAATTTTCTATGGAGAATGAATGATGAAACTATTTAAACGAATCCTGCTTGTTCTACTGATTATTGTAGTTGTCTCGGCCATTTTATTTTTGATCTGT is a genomic window of Candidatus Hydrogenedentota bacterium containing:
- a CDS encoding sigma-70 family RNA polymerase sigma factor, which produces MRPTDEELVFQCRDGDTDAYALLVARYQHAVYATAFHYAGRYGGAEDIAQEAFWAAYRSLPRLREPEQFGSWLKAITTRVSANWLRKNAPRLRNETPLPRRRAHYNTLNFNTEAKSSSVSDDVYELVHRAIESLPERYQLPVVLRYVQEMSYEEISHFTGDSHDEIRGILSRAAGMLRKELQHYKDIETDQLKEEEKA
- the prmC gene encoding peptide chain release factor N(5)-glutamine methyltransferase, giving the protein METTVAQLLSSITEKLAPITETPRLEAELLLAHASGLSRASLLARLKESVPTNKLETLLARRLNCEPLAYIFGEWEFFGMSMRVVPPLLVPRPETEHLVSAVLDYLSLCSAPYRVIDVCCGTGCVGIAIARHFPDTSLYAVDRRQDALEISRENAQRYSISLQAICGDLLSPFTAPVDVIVANPPYVPEKEWETLSPVITRHEDPGALLAGEDGLDYVRLLIPAAADSLRSGGMLALEIGESHYAAVADLYLRHGFHRLNCHKDLAGIDRVITGLRL
- the prfA gene encoding peptide chain release factor 1; its protein translation is MEARVREKLESLVAEHTRLAAAMATPEIAMNADVYRQHAQKYAELTDVVDVFTRFKAHESGLQEAEQILHTESDPEVQELAHEEQARLKESIHILEEELKVLLIPKDPMDAKNTIVEIRAGTGGDEAALFAADLFRMYSRFAELRAWKIELMNSNPTALGGFKEIAFQLSGENVYSLMKWEGGVHRVQRVPDTETQGRIHTSAVTVAVLPEAEEVDIQIDPNELIIDVFRSSGPGGQSVNTTDSAVRVTHKPTGMVVSCQDEKSQHKNKAQALRVLRARLLDLKMQEEADQRSENRRSQVRSGDRSEKIRTYNFPENRVTDHRIHLSLYKLREVLEGDLADLFDALNVADRAARLAAQE
- a CDS encoding alpha/beta hydrolase, which gives rise to MNPTPPQPVEILYRPAASLRLRPKTKKNYTQQCNVVYAEAHGIGLVMDIFIPKHKTTNFAVLDVISSGWRSDRVILNEHVGLGAIDALCELGITVFAVLPGSASLFTASEMVGHVQAAIRHIKNNGKVYEIQPERLAILGVSAGGHLGALTALNVQRGRTVAYDPLRRWSTDVAAIALFFPPTDLVDYGGRSFDPRTLDSMNIKSLFFHCSTEKVEKDTLIEMLTRLSPARVTAHNPPPFLIVQGKEDPIVPWKQAEKLAASLRTAGGEVDLVYKEKGGHPWPDIDIEIEKAAQWLYTKLQGVVN
- a CDS encoding type B 50S ribosomal protein L31, with the translated sequence MKKGIHPENYREVVFMDIGADKKWITRSTVKTSRTIEFEGKEYPLFTLDLSSYSHPFFTGKQKFVDSEGRVERFQKKFGTAKSAE
- a CDS encoding radical SAM protein, producing the protein MNRHVSQTHSECLDVIEMFTSIQGESTWAGRLCGFVRLAGCNLRCRWCDTLYSHGTGKRCTVSEILDQVDAWQIPLVEITGGEPLLQAGTPPLAKALIDKGYTVLVETNGSMPINLLPDEVIRIMDIKCPDSGMSGNMDWKNIKKIKGHDEIKFVLASRADYVWAQQIIHEYTLFEACNCVLFSPVSEKLPPEILAQWMIEDRSRATMQLQLHKSIWPAHTRGV
- a CDS encoding alcohol dehydrogenase catalytic domain-containing protein, yielding MKAWQWYQKKSMKLVELPRPELGPEEVLIRIEAVGVCGSDIHYYRDGHIGCAVIEEPLVLGHEYAGIVEEVGAKADASLLGKRVAVEPGKPCLNCEFCRTGYYNVCTNMSFPGGPGHDGALCEYMAVDSSACFVVPEDMTSGCAAMVEPAAVAVHTVELAALKPGDTVAVFGLGVIGLLTAQLAKRSGAVRIFGIDPLAYRVDVASRFGVDAALCAKAGGLDSGGKESIAWLEEQTGGRLVDVAIDCTNSAEGLALACAAARPAGRCVLTGISGRDEDYVPVSIARRRGLNLKWCRRFRHSYPASLALIEAGVLDVQGLISHVFPFEQAPEAFDLTTSYKDNVLKASIEW
- a CDS encoding radical SAM protein, whose protein sequence is MTTVPVIADRLNQWQHESQGPWRLLAFPTYRCNVNCGICIRNCFEKPNYLFHELTDERWLRLVDEAGSLGVRSFVIGGGGEPTLRADLVTAMCVKAKQYGMEGRLQTNGTGLSQEMIETLIKAGWDTLSISLDGPDEASNDFIRYKGAFCKTLATLETLRSTKDKYRSDVPLVSVHLTITAQNYNRLEDMIDLCIDKGIDMFAASPLVENDLEGRGYILNTEQRAALPGYIEGAIKKADALNFPHTLHNLLMLVQADKDKHFKAENMATCQADSEDLCTAHCLEPWTGIAIDSSGHVSPCCYLSDERSQSIRDMSLAEVWNGAYMTQFRKTMLEGQLRDECRYCSFPSGEEHVDLKKAVQALSSTPKKRAVLNRLVSSIRNYGLRGSYKRYKEWRLIQQRLRNEKSH
- a CDS encoding methyltransferase domain-containing protein; this translates as MTELAIVLPCLNEADNLCLLVPKINEVVSSMSISYRIFVIDGGSTDNTVSVAQSLGATVISQRGAGYGGAIRTAFEDIETRWLLTMDADFSHHPVFIKYLFARRYEGEIIIASRFTPQGYGEMAWSRKILSGSLNRVFGFVLDLPVRDLSSGFRLYHRNAIRKLDLHYETYAVLQEVLIKSWCRGYRVVEEPFHYLPRRHGSSHARVFKFGKVYLQSLYTLWKYRNRLQSADYDARAFYSRILPQRWWQRRRCQILRDFIGDRMSVLDVGCGSTQLLNNVPQAIGVDTNPAKLRFMRRPARILINASVSALPFPDESFDVILASHLIEHLPQSEIPFRELARCLKSDGTLVIATPDYGRRRWRFIKKIYNAIQPTPAGDIHPNPFTFSSLRDSLEQHQFSMQEYEYICGAELIVSAAKIKSSDSHTP